A window from Leptospira meyeri encodes these proteins:
- a CDS encoding glycerol-3-phosphate dehydrogenase/oxidase: MNHLDERKQTLKQLEATDYDVLVLGGGATGSGTALDATLRGYKVALLEKQDFSAGTSSRSTKLIHGGVRYLAQFHFKLIYEALSERKRLLFNAPHLVKPLQFVLPTYVWWEKPFYSIGLTMYDLLAGRSIVPGHERISKATAIDYFASIKKEKLKGGISYYDAQFNDSRLNVTTVRAAKENGADVLSRIEVISFLKDNNGKIIGVTAKDLITKKKINIKAKVVANTTGVWIDSLRKLDDPKVENVLAPSQGIHLVFDKGKLPCRTAMIIPKTADGRVVFVIPWEGKVLLGTTDTPIQKIDEEPLPLQSEVEFLLKTGNDYLDTKLTKADIESVFSGLRPLISTGDKKDTKSISREEAILVSDSGLVTMSGGKWSTFRKMAEDLTDKLISVGNLPAKMNCVTASFAFPGADGYSKHLVAKIQTMYDLSYETAVRLVDAFGGEVPLILGKNPKEIKKGTGYFVEEIKHFVKKEFALSVTDVLSRRWRVVFLNLKLAESLAVPVANALAKELGWKDTEKKSSLNELLGHIKDLKKTIA, from the coding sequence ATGAATCATTTAGATGAAAGAAAACAAACACTAAAACAATTAGAAGCAACGGACTACGATGTCTTAGTATTGGGTGGAGGAGCCACTGGATCCGGGACAGCACTCGACGCTACCTTACGCGGCTACAAGGTAGCCCTTTTAGAAAAACAAGATTTTTCAGCAGGAACCAGTTCTCGTTCAACAAAACTCATACACGGGGGAGTACGTTACTTAGCCCAATTCCATTTTAAACTCATCTACGAAGCATTGTCAGAAAGAAAAAGGCTTCTTTTCAATGCACCTCATCTGGTGAAACCACTTCAGTTTGTTTTGCCTACCTATGTTTGGTGGGAAAAACCATTTTATTCCATCGGACTCACGATGTATGATCTCCTTGCAGGAAGATCCATAGTTCCCGGACATGAAAGGATTTCAAAAGCAACTGCGATTGATTATTTTGCCTCCATCAAAAAAGAAAAACTGAAAGGTGGAATTTCTTACTACGATGCCCAGTTCAATGATTCTAGACTCAATGTCACAACGGTAAGAGCGGCCAAAGAAAATGGTGCTGACGTCCTTTCACGAATTGAAGTCATTTCCTTCTTAAAAGATAATAATGGAAAAATCATAGGTGTCACAGCCAAAGACTTAATCACCAAAAAGAAAATTAATATCAAAGCAAAGGTTGTTGCCAATACCACTGGAGTTTGGATTGATTCTCTTCGCAAACTGGATGATCCAAAAGTAGAAAATGTATTAGCTCCCAGCCAAGGAATCCATCTCGTCTTCGATAAAGGAAAGTTGCCTTGCCGCACAGCAATGATCATTCCAAAAACTGCCGATGGTAGAGTGGTTTTTGTAATTCCTTGGGAAGGAAAAGTCCTTCTCGGAACGACAGACACCCCAATTCAAAAAATTGATGAAGAACCTCTCCCTCTTCAATCCGAAGTGGAATTTTTATTAAAGACCGGAAATGATTATTTAGATACCAAACTAACGAAAGCAGATATTGAATCCGTATTTTCAGGTCTCCGTCCTCTCATTTCCACAGGAGATAAAAAAGATACAAAGTCAATCTCGCGTGAAGAAGCCATTCTCGTTTCTGATTCTGGCCTTGTCACTATGTCAGGTGGAAAATGGTCTACCTTTCGGAAAATGGCGGAGGACCTCACTGATAAACTTATCTCTGTCGGAAACCTTCCGGCTAAGATGAATTGTGTTACCGCTAGTTTCGCTTTTCCCGGTGCAGATGGATATTCCAAACATTTGGTGGCAAAAATCCAAACCATGTATGATCTTTCGTACGAAACTGCCGTTCGTTTGGTGGATGCCTTTGGAGGCGAAGTGCCTTTGATTTTAGGTAAAAATCCAAAAGAGATCAAAAAAGGAACCGGATACTTTGTCGAAGAAATCAAACATTTTGTAAAAAAGGAATTTGCACTATCTGTTACCGATGTCCTTTCCAGAAGGTGGCGAGTTGTATTTTTGAATTTAAAACTTGCAGAATCATTGGCCGTTCCAGTGGCGAACGCTCTTGCAAAAGAACTTGGTTGGAAGGATACAGAAAAAAAATCTTCTTTGAATGAACTTCTCGGTCATATCAAAGACTTAAAGAAAACAATCGCCTAA
- the def gene encoding peptide deformylase, translating into MAVRKILKIGNPLLRQTSEDVTESEIQTKDFKKLIRDMFETMRHAEGVGLAAPQIGVMKKLVVVGQDDDNGRYPGTPEVPNQIILNPEITPLSPPGEGFWEGCLSVPGMRGFVERPDKIRMKWRDENFVEHEEIITGYRAIVLQHECDHLFGVLYVDRLKSTKLFGYNEDIDTAGKLLD; encoded by the coding sequence ATGGCTGTTAGAAAAATCCTCAAGATTGGCAATCCCTTACTCCGTCAAACGAGCGAAGACGTAACTGAATCAGAAATCCAAACCAAGGATTTTAAAAAACTGATTCGAGATATGTTTGAAACGATGCGTCATGCAGAAGGTGTAGGCCTTGCTGCCCCCCAAATTGGTGTCATGAAAAAGTTGGTTGTTGTAGGCCAGGATGATGACAATGGAAGGTATCCTGGTACTCCAGAAGTTCCTAACCAAATCATTTTAAATCCAGAGATCACTCCACTCTCTCCACCAGGGGAAGGTTTTTGGGAAGGTTGTTTATCTGTTCCTGGAATGCGTGGGTTTGTAGAAAGACCAGATAAAATTCGAATGAAATGGCGTGATGAAAATTTTGTAGAACACGAAGAAATCATTACTGGTTATCGAGCCATCGTATTACAACATGAGTGCGATCACTTGTTCGGAGTTCTTTATGTAGATCGCCTCAAAAGTACGAAGTTATTCGGTTATAACGAAGACATTGATACTGCAGGTAAATTGTTAGATTAA
- the tyrS gene encoding tyrosine--tRNA ligase, translating into MKTERELNQELDTIRRGTVEIISEAELLEKIKSKPSLTIKAGFDPTAPDLHLGHFVLLRKLKHFQDLGHEVCFMLGDFTAMIGDPTGKSETRKRLSKEEVLENSKTYQNQVFKVLDPKKTKIVYNSHWCSEMKFEDVLVLTSKYTVSRMLERDDFTKRHKAGTPISMIEFLYPLVQGYDSVAMRADVELGGTDQKFNMLVGRDLQREYGQKPQSVITLPLLVGLDGVKKMSKSLGNYVGVTEKPIDMYGKIMSISDDLMWNYFELLTDLPVTEMEKRKEGIRSKTLHPKEVKTELALLVMDQLHPEEENRKAVEEWTAIHNTKNRALPDEIPTETLDASYFSEKPPLLVYVLSQLKFIPSVSEGRRLVQAGGLYLDEEKITDPSLVLEKGKEYLIRQGKKGKFLKIKT; encoded by the coding sequence ATGAAAACTGAAAGAGAATTGAACCAAGAATTAGATACCATACGCCGCGGAACTGTTGAGATTATCAGTGAGGCAGAGCTTTTAGAAAAGATCAAATCCAAACCTTCCCTTACCATCAAAGCGGGGTTTGATCCCACAGCTCCCGATTTACATTTGGGACATTTTGTTTTATTACGGAAATTGAAGCATTTTCAAGATCTAGGACATGAAGTTTGTTTTATGCTCGGTGATTTTACCGCTATGATTGGTGACCCAACTGGAAAATCAGAAACAAGAAAACGTCTTTCGAAAGAAGAGGTATTGGAAAATTCGAAGACCTACCAAAACCAAGTTTTTAAAGTTTTAGATCCCAAAAAAACGAAAATCGTTTATAATTCTCATTGGTGTTCGGAAATGAAGTTTGAAGATGTTTTGGTTTTAACATCGAAATATACTGTTTCTAGAATGTTAGAAAGAGACGATTTCACCAAACGTCACAAAGCAGGAACTCCTATCTCTATGATTGAATTTTTATACCCGCTTGTCCAAGGGTATGACTCGGTTGCGATGAGAGCAGATGTGGAACTTGGTGGAACGGATCAAAAGTTTAATATGTTAGTCGGTCGCGACTTACAAAGAGAATACGGACAAAAACCACAATCTGTCATTACCCTACCTCTACTTGTAGGACTTGATGGAGTAAAAAAAATGTCCAAGTCTCTCGGAAACTATGTTGGTGTCACAGAGAAACCCATTGACATGTATGGGAAAATCATGTCGATCTCCGATGACCTCATGTGGAATTATTTTGAGTTACTGACTGACCTTCCTGTTACGGAAATGGAAAAAAGAAAGGAAGGAATTCGTTCGAAAACCCTCCATCCGAAAGAAGTCAAAACGGAACTGGCTCTCCTTGTGATGGACCAACTCCATCCAGAAGAGGAAAACCGAAAAGCAGTGGAAGAGTGGACCGCCATTCACAATACAAAAAATAGAGCCTTACCTGATGAGATTCCCACAGAAACTTTGGATGCCAGTTATTTTTCTGAAAAACCACCACTTCTTGTTTATGTACTTTCGCAATTGAAATTCATTCCCAGTGTTTCGGAAGGGCGGAGACTCGTTCAGGCCGGCGGGTTGTATTTGGATGAAGAAAAAATCACTGATCCATCCCTTGTTTTAGAAAAGGGAAAAGAATATTTGATCCGCCAGGGAAAGAAAGGAAAATTTTTGAAGATAAAGACTTAA
- a CDS encoding SpoIIE family protein phosphatase, protein MKPSSLPPIIRKNEEGGFYLSSSTELDDLYHFILGQAKRLVSAKSAAFYFKNQRGNLSRFGVVSDKSSAGSIAKHVFKTKKSILVKKGSHLKDSDGPVADSYIACYVGDEIGDLALGVLVLEGIKHFQNFSEQDLDLINYFSANLNALLKDTVLSEAEPEFFNSLTTSILLLIDNANIHNNNNRLQYFLEEIIRVSVLINTSVDLEQVLVMVMESAKLVFRTEASSLLLLDDKKEYLVFHTVTGEKREEVSKIKVPVGQGIAGTVAVTKQPMIINDAQNDNRVFRDVDKASNFITRNILASPLIVGDEVIGVIEAINTIDRNNFSQDDIDTFLSFSSACAVAIQKTRLLDNLNVTNLELKQKLSTLESIFDLGQAVLESHDELGLMSKTLSILTKELSCEDAGMVIIEEKNKNRIQVYARQLGIVRESFFPMQESRLFLSLMESGNPRMAVVSPQLEESFLELEFYTLKKNFLILPIAPRGGNLRAALYVSGKQSAHSFNETDLRMLKTLSSPLAKAYENLRLNQEIITKKSIEKEIEITRKIQNNILPNSLIQSPLFDLGVMSVAAKEVSGDFYDFHSFGDDQFSFLVADVSGKSLPAAIFMAMSSSIIRTLSRTTDLSPSELLFRANQLIYEDSQSGMFVTLFLVNYQRRTRTLKFASAGHNDQIWIRSDGSFELLKGKGAPLGVVPQTNYQGGEIQIEPGDILVFYTDGAIEEKNPDEEEYGLDRFVEFIIQRRHDSSQDIVEAVYGDIRKFSRSEEQYDDFTVMILKFAEVSSFEISKVFPAHPDEIPHLRDFISEHLEGKITKPFAFDDILISLDEAATNIVMHSYKNTELTHPSFECKLELLGDNLKVVLIDEGKPFDRKKVPKPSVEANLKGERKGGFGVYLMETLMDKVSYDFNGKQNITYLEKTIV, encoded by the coding sequence TTGAAACCAAGCTCTCTTCCGCCGATCATCCGAAAAAATGAAGAAGGCGGATTCTATCTCTCCTCCTCTACCGAACTGGATGACCTGTATCATTTTATTCTGGGTCAAGCGAAACGACTCGTCTCGGCGAAATCAGCAGCATTTTATTTTAAAAACCAAAGGGGAAACCTCAGTCGGTTTGGAGTGGTTAGTGATAAATCTAGTGCGGGTTCCATTGCAAAACATGTTTTTAAAACCAAAAAAAGTATTCTGGTTAAAAAAGGATCTCACTTAAAAGATTCGGACGGCCCCGTTGCGGATTCATATATTGCCTGTTATGTGGGGGATGAGATAGGGGACTTAGCACTAGGAGTTTTGGTGCTAGAGGGAATCAAACATTTCCAAAATTTTTCCGAACAAGATTTGGACTTAATCAACTATTTTAGCGCCAATTTAAATGCGCTTTTAAAAGATACAGTCCTTTCGGAAGCAGAACCAGAGTTTTTTAATTCTCTTACTACTTCCATTCTTCTTTTGATCGATAACGCCAATATTCATAACAATAACAATCGCCTTCAATATTTTTTAGAAGAGATCATTCGTGTTTCTGTTCTTATTAATACCAGCGTGGATTTGGAACAAGTTCTTGTGATGGTGATGGAATCCGCAAAATTAGTATTTCGAACGGAAGCCAGCTCCTTGTTATTATTAGATGATAAAAAGGAATATCTTGTTTTTCATACAGTAACTGGTGAAAAAAGAGAAGAGGTATCGAAAATCAAGGTACCGGTGGGTCAAGGGATAGCGGGAACGGTTGCTGTTACCAAACAACCCATGATCATTAATGATGCACAAAATGACAACCGTGTCTTTCGGGATGTAGACAAAGCCTCTAATTTTATTACCAGAAATATTTTAGCAAGTCCACTCATTGTGGGAGACGAAGTGATCGGAGTCATTGAAGCGATCAATACTATTGACAGAAATAATTTTAGTCAGGATGATATTGATACATTTTTGTCTTTTTCCAGTGCTTGTGCCGTTGCCATCCAAAAAACAAGACTTCTCGATAACCTGAATGTCACAAACCTCGAACTCAAACAAAAATTAAGCACACTTGAATCCATTTTCGATTTGGGACAAGCCGTACTAGAATCGCATGATGAACTTGGACTTATGTCCAAAACTCTGAGTATTCTCACCAAAGAATTGTCATGCGAAGATGCGGGTATGGTCATCATTGAGGAAAAAAATAAAAACCGAATCCAAGTGTATGCTAGACAACTTGGCATTGTCCGGGAGTCTTTTTTCCCGATGCAGGAAAGCCGCCTTTTCCTTAGCCTTATGGAATCAGGAAATCCTCGAATGGCTGTGGTATCTCCACAATTAGAGGAATCATTTTTAGAATTAGAATTTTATACCTTAAAGAAAAACTTTTTGATTTTGCCAATTGCCCCACGAGGGGGAAACTTACGTGCGGCACTTTATGTCAGTGGAAAACAATCGGCTCATTCCTTTAACGAAACAGACCTTCGGATGTTAAAAACACTGTCTTCTCCTTTGGCAAAGGCCTATGAAAACCTTCGTTTGAATCAGGAAATCATTACCAAAAAATCGATCGAAAAAGAAATCGAAATTACAAGAAAAATTCAAAATAACATTCTTCCCAATTCACTCATTCAATCCCCACTTTTTGATTTGGGAGTGATGTCTGTTGCCGCCAAAGAAGTGTCAGGTGATTTTTATGATTTCCATTCTTTTGGAGATGACCAGTTTTCATTTTTAGTTGCTGACGTTTCAGGAAAAAGTTTACCTGCCGCTATTTTTATGGCTATGTCTAGTTCCATCATTCGAACACTTTCCCGGACCACGGATCTTTCTCCTTCTGAACTTTTGTTTCGCGCAAACCAATTAATTTATGAGGATTCCCAGTCGGGCATGTTTGTGACTTTATTTTTAGTCAATTACCAAAGACGCACTCGAACATTGAAATTTGCCTCAGCCGGACACAATGATCAAATTTGGATTCGTAGTGATGGAAGTTTTGAACTTCTAAAAGGAAAGGGTGCACCTCTCGGTGTGGTCCCTCAAACCAATTACCAGGGAGGCGAGATCCAAATTGAACCGGGTGATATTTTGGTTTTTTATACCGATGGTGCCATTGAGGAGAAAAACCCCGATGAAGAAGAATATGGTTTGGATCGATTTGTAGAATTTATCATCCAACGAAGGCACGATTCGTCTCAAGATATCGTTGAGGCTGTTTACGGTGACATTCGAAAGTTTTCGCGGTCGGAAGAACAATACGATGACTTTACTGTGATGATCTTAAAATTTGCAGAAGTGTCTAGCTTCGAAATTTCGAAAGTTTTTCCTGCCCATCCAGATGAAATCCCTCACTTACGAGATTTTATTTCTGAACATTTAGAGGGTAAAATCACAAAACCTTTTGCTTTCGACGATATTCTGATATCTTTGGATGAAGCAGCGACCAATATAGTCATGCATAGTTACAAGAATACGGAACTAACTCATCCTAGTTTCGAATGTAAGTTGGAACTCCTTGGCGACAATCTAAAAGTTGTACTCATTGACGAAGGAAAACCCTTCGATAGAAAAAAAGTTCCTAAACCATCCGTGGAAGCCAATTTAAAAGGCGAACGGAAGGGTGGATTTGGCGTTTATCTGATGGAGACTCTGATGGACAAAGTGTCCTATGACTTTAACGGGAAACAAAACATAACCTATTTGGAGAAAACGATCGTATGA
- a CDS encoding efflux RND transporter permease subunit, which yields MGTSIVQYFLSKSLFVNLLTFLIILVGGFTAATMNREAFPNINFDIVSVTTVYPGAAPADVEKLVTKPLEDAIKEVDGIKEFRSASLENRSGIIITIDPNTKNTQKVVDDLKSAIDRIQDLPEDVDDPIVTEITTARQPVIEIHLSSTSKNGKPLLNAKELRDQAKILEEKLKDLPSVARITKRGWREREMKVDLDPDKLRALSLSSTHVINALRLRNINFPGGNINERTREIIVRTVGEFDTAEEIENVFVRSNDAGRSVRIRDVARVTEGFEDSEYLDKSNGDIAIALTVIKREKADAITVVDDSKQVVEEFIKSTGGTVKHAFVNDLSKYIRRRLGVLTSNAVSGLFLVTASLFVFLGWRMALMTALGIPISIAMTFVAMNYMGLTLNLISMMGLIIVVGILVDDAIIICENVYRHLEMGEEPFEAAMRGTSEVLAPVTATVTTTIAAFGPMLFMTGIFGKFIHSIPLVVILSLCSSLFEAFFMLPSHLYDVSKASDMKGEVKEESHWFVKFKERTYLPLLSFALKNRWKMVGLLMGLFVFSIAIQVKFGKFKLFPGAIETFQVRVTAETGLKLEETDRFIRVIEDAVGKLPEGEVENYISRVGIIQKDPNDPFTKRGKNYAQVMVYLTPDDKRERSTEKIIEVVRQNTKFMLNEKALQLLEEKLAKENLGKKDEEPIQISETPKEFLPLKGKLVNLEFEKLAGGPPVGKPVAIEIKGDDFATLLKIGAEYKAALAKINGVTDIGDDFNEGKDEIRVSVDETLASFAGVSVQSVSLAINTALQGTVSTKIKRADEEVDVRVRFPEEYRSSLTHLNKVYVNNLTGNLIPVSRLTSYDRNPGRASINHLDGKRLLTVTSNIDETISTSRQVNLEAKKLTEGIITKYPGYSVRFSGENKDTEESMASLGRAFLVGLLIIYMILASLFRSLAQPLIVMSAIPFAVIGVIFAFLLHGQPFSFLAFLGIIGLAGVVVNDSIVLVDCANQLRLENPNKSTFELLVEAGSIRLRAVMLTTVTTVLGLLPTAYGIGGKDPFLVPMALAFGWGLAFATFITLIMVPVFYLNLYTFKDWAVAKFQSRQSRKKGLA from the coding sequence ATGGGCACATCCATCGTTCAGTATTTTCTTTCAAAGAGTTTATTCGTAAACCTACTTACCTTTTTGATTATTCTTGTCGGTGGATTTACAGCTGCCACAATGAATCGCGAAGCATTTCCCAATATCAACTTTGATATTGTTAGTGTTACAACGGTTTATCCTGGTGCAGCACCAGCCGATGTAGAAAAATTAGTCACAAAACCATTAGAAGATGCGATCAAAGAAGTAGATGGAATCAAAGAATTCCGCTCAGCTTCTTTAGAAAACAGATCTGGAATCATCATTACCATTGACCCAAATACAAAAAACACACAAAAGGTAGTCGATGATTTAAAGTCTGCCATTGATCGAATCCAAGATCTACCGGAAGATGTGGATGATCCCATCGTCACAGAAATTACAACAGCAAGACAACCTGTAATCGAAATCCATTTATCTTCTACATCAAAAAACGGTAAACCTCTGTTAAATGCAAAGGAACTTAGAGACCAGGCAAAAATTTTAGAAGAAAAATTAAAAGACCTCCCTTCTGTTGCAAGGATAACCAAACGAGGTTGGCGAGAACGGGAAATGAAAGTGGACCTAGATCCAGACAAACTGAGAGCTCTGTCTCTTTCATCCACTCATGTAATCAATGCCCTCCGACTACGAAACATCAACTTCCCCGGCGGTAATATCAACGAAAGAACAAGAGAAATCATCGTTCGCACTGTAGGAGAATTTGATACAGCCGAAGAAATTGAAAATGTATTTGTTCGCTCAAACGATGCCGGACGTTCTGTACGAATTCGTGATGTCGCTCGTGTCACTGAAGGTTTTGAAGACTCGGAATATTTGGACAAATCCAATGGTGATATTGCCATTGCTCTTACCGTTATCAAAAGAGAAAAAGCAGATGCCATCACAGTTGTTGACGACTCAAAACAAGTTGTAGAAGAATTCATAAAGTCCACAGGCGGAACCGTCAAACATGCCTTTGTAAATGATTTATCTAAATACATTCGAAGACGCCTTGGGGTTTTAACTTCTAACGCCGTATCTGGACTATTTCTCGTGACAGCATCTTTATTTGTCTTTCTCGGTTGGAGAATGGCTCTGATGACTGCGCTCGGAATTCCTATCTCCATCGCAATGACCTTTGTTGCTATGAATTATATGGGATTAACTTTAAATTTAATCTCGATGATGGGTCTTATCATTGTTGTGGGGATTTTGGTGGATGATGCCATCATCATTTGTGAGAACGTTTACCGCCATTTGGAAATGGGAGAAGAACCATTTGAAGCAGCGATGCGCGGAACAAGCGAAGTACTCGCACCCGTTACTGCCACAGTCACAACAACGATTGCAGCATTCGGACCAATGTTATTCATGACGGGGATTTTTGGAAAGTTTATCCACTCCATTCCCCTAGTTGTGATTTTATCTCTATGTAGTTCCCTTTTTGAAGCCTTCTTTATGTTGCCTTCTCACTTATACGATGTTAGTAAAGCAAGTGATATGAAAGGAGAAGTCAAAGAAGAATCCCACTGGTTTGTGAAGTTCAAAGAAAGAACCTATTTACCTCTCTTAAGTTTTGCACTAAAAAACCGTTGGAAGATGGTAGGACTCCTTATGGGGTTATTTGTTTTTTCGATTGCGATCCAAGTAAAATTCGGAAAATTCAAATTGTTTCCTGGAGCAATTGAAACCTTCCAAGTCAGAGTCACTGCAGAAACTGGATTAAAACTAGAAGAAACAGACAGATTCATTCGTGTCATTGAAGATGCAGTAGGGAAACTACCGGAAGGAGAAGTAGAAAATTATATTTCAAGAGTGGGTATCATCCAAAAAGATCCCAATGATCCTTTCACCAAACGGGGAAAAAATTATGCGCAAGTGATGGTGTATTTAACCCCAGATGACAAAAGAGAAAGATCAACTGAAAAGATCATCGAAGTCGTTCGCCAAAACACCAAATTCATGTTAAATGAGAAGGCCCTACAGCTATTAGAAGAAAAACTAGCAAAAGAAAATCTAGGCAAAAAAGATGAAGAACCAATTCAAATTTCAGAAACCCCAAAAGAATTTCTTCCATTAAAAGGAAAACTTGTTAACCTAGAATTTGAAAAACTAGCTGGTGGACCTCCTGTGGGAAAACCTGTTGCCATTGAAATCAAAGGAGATGACTTTGCTACTTTACTCAAAATTGGTGCTGAATACAAAGCAGCCCTTGCAAAAATCAATGGAGTCACAGATATTGGGGATGATTTTAACGAAGGGAAAGATGAAATCCGAGTATCGGTAGATGAAACACTAGCTTCCTTTGCTGGTGTGAGTGTTCAATCGGTTTCACTTGCTATTAATACTGCCTTACAAGGGACAGTTTCCACAAAAATCAAACGTGCTGATGAAGAAGTAGATGTTCGAGTTCGTTTTCCGGAAGAATACCGTTCTTCCCTTACACACCTAAACAAAGTCTATGTCAATAACCTAACAGGCAACTTAATTCCAGTCTCAAGGCTGACAAGTTATGACAGAAATCCGGGACGTGCTTCCATCAACCATTTAGACGGCAAACGACTGTTAACCGTAACATCCAATATTGATGAGACTATTTCTACATCAAGACAGGTCAATTTAGAGGCAAAAAAACTGACTGAAGGAATCATAACAAAATACCCCGGATATTCAGTTCGATTTTCAGGAGAAAACAAGGATACAGAAGAATCAATGGCATCTCTCGGGAGAGCTTTCCTTGTGGGTCTTCTCATCATCTATATGATCCTTGCCTCACTTTTCCGGTCCTTGGCCCAACCACTCATCGTTATGAGTGCCATTCCTTTTGCCGTCATTGGGGTGATTTTTGCTTTTTTACTCCATGGGCAACCATTTTCCTTCCTCGCCTTTCTTGGAATCATTGGACTTGCGGGGGTGGTCGTCAATGACTCCATTGTCCTTGTGGATTGCGCAAACCAATTACGATTGGAAAACCCAAACAAATCCACTTTTGAGTTATTAGTGGAAGCAGGCAGCATTCGACTAAGGGCAGTTATGCTAACAACAGTTACAACAGTTCTCGGTCTTCTCCCTACAGCTTATGGAATCGGAGGAAAAGACCCATTCCTTGTTCCTATGGCTTTGGCATTTGGATGGGGACTTGCTTTTGCTACCTTTATCACACTCATTATGGTGCCGGTATTTTATCTCAACCTTTATACGTTTAAGGATTGGGCCGTGGCAAAATTCCAATCAAGACAATCGAGAAAGAAAGGATTGGCTTAA
- a CDS encoding polysaccharide deacetylase family protein encodes MSLDPTNEEKEIQDIVHELSQDIEKDRLFAKKLRKFALISALAFVGVTVLVLCGYLLYLSLSVTKLETEVKEKEKNLRELEQSLFSLMYQEQLREEYALAGDTEPDTELAKQVEENIQFLKEVSQNSKGRNILRGNESQKEIALTFDLATGEELPVLYNYIKDHKIKVTLFLSNERPSDINGSFFIRNNLDYIKKMAKTGSVEFGNHTWSHFNYQRSVTETSLKKRLVLEYLSKSVLDLPRMAEELKRVEDTFYSLTKQDLKKYYRLPYGALSQLILDAHASLGYTDHIMWSNNSKGSLDLPDYISKQFLYKKTTKGKKEVVRNPHYKTGEETLTFLDNWEKADPNGMNGAIILMHLGGPRKFDKLIYILPTFIERMKEKGYKFVTLSEVLNDKKD; translated from the coding sequence ATGTCCCTCGATCCGACAAACGAAGAAAAGGAAATTCAAGATATTGTTCATGAACTTTCCCAGGACATCGAGAAAGACAGGCTGTTTGCAAAAAAACTCCGAAAGTTTGCCCTTATCTCTGCTCTGGCTTTTGTCGGAGTCACTGTCCTTGTTCTTTGTGGGTATTTACTGTATTTAAGCCTCAGTGTTACCAAACTTGAAACGGAAGTAAAAGAAAAAGAAAAGAATCTAAGGGAACTGGAACAATCTCTATTTTCTCTTATGTACCAAGAGCAGCTTCGTGAAGAATATGCGCTGGCGGGGGACACGGAACCGGATACGGAACTTGCAAAACAAGTCGAGGAGAACATTCAGTTTTTAAAAGAAGTAAGCCAAAATTCGAAAGGCCGAAATATCCTACGGGGGAATGAATCTCAAAAAGAAATTGCTCTTACCTTTGATTTAGCAACTGGAGAGGAACTTCCCGTTTTATACAATTATATCAAAGATCATAAAATCAAAGTGACTCTCTTTCTTTCGAATGAAAGACCATCTGACATCAATGGTTCTTTTTTTATTCGGAATAATCTGGATTATATTAAAAAAATGGCAAAAACAGGATCGGTGGAATTTGGAAACCACACTTGGTCCCATTTTAATTACCAAAGATCTGTAACAGAAACCTCATTAAAAAAGAGATTGGTTCTTGAGTATTTATCCAAATCAGTTTTGGATCTCCCTCGTATGGCAGAAGAGTTAAAACGCGTGGAAGATACTTTCTATTCACTCACCAAACAGGATTTAAAGAAATACTATCGTCTTCCTTATGGAGCCCTTAGCCAATTGATTTTGGATGCTCATGCAAGTCTTGGTTATACCGACCATATTATGTGGTCCAATAATTCAAAAGGTTCTTTGGATTTACCAGATTATATCAGCAAACAATTTCTATATAAAAAAACAACCAAAGGGAAAAAGGAAGTGGTTCGTAATCCTCATTACAAAACAGGTGAGGAAACCTTAACTTTTTTAGACAACTGGGAAAAAGCAGATCCGAATGGTATGAACGGTGCCATCATCCTTATGCATTTAGGTGGGCCAAGAAAATTTGATAAATTGATTTATATCCTTCCTACCTTCATTGAACGAATGAAGGAAAAAGGATATAAGTTTGTGACTCTTTCTGAAGTTTTAAATGATAAGAAGGATTAA
- a CDS encoding STAS domain-containing protein, with protein sequence MNEDKIGIHSEEVGDKVVVHVQGNLDVHNTHKIEKDLMALVSAARKPVVFNLSDVPFISSAGLRLLVTTLRLCQEQKISISICGLQPAVEKVFDIIGMQQLFTIYPDLDSALK encoded by the coding sequence ATGAACGAAGATAAAATTGGAATCCATTCGGAAGAAGTGGGAGACAAGGTAGTTGTTCACGTCCAAGGCAATTTGGATGTACACAACACACATAAAATTGAAAAGGATTTGATGGCTCTCGTGAGTGCCGCAAGAAAACCAGTTGTTTTCAATTTGAGTGACGTTCCCTTTATCTCTTCTGCGGGACTTCGGTTGCTCGTCACAACACTTCGCCTTTGCCAAGAACAAAAAATCAGTATTTCTATCTGTGGTCTTCAACCCGCAGTTGAAAAAGTATTCGATATCATCGGAATGCAGCAGCTATTTACAATTTATCCTGATTTAGACTCTGCTCTGAAGTAA